In Miscanthus floridulus cultivar M001 chromosome 5, ASM1932011v1, whole genome shotgun sequence, one genomic interval encodes:
- the LOC136449794 gene encoding serine/threonine-protein kinase-like protein At5g23170, translating to MKEFSYEEVEAATGGFAAKNLVGKGSHGSVYRARLRGGGRRMAVVAVKRPSHAQGEAKLAKEIAVLSAAPRHPGVIGIVGVSSSPQPPAASGPRLPPLLVMEFMPNGSLHDLLHRSPRPPPWPRRVEIALDVARAVQALHAAAPRVIIHRDVKSANVLLGRDGRARLADFSLAVSVKTVVHAPPGAAGACGGGEEKDGDDDNDEDEEGGSAGPAPAGTIGYLDPCYTEPGRLGPASDVFSFGVVLLELVSGRKVMDVNSSPSSIVSWAAPLIGAGRAREVLDARVAAPPTARANRAVARVLTLAARCVSETVERRPAMDEVVSELRGALESAGWWRHHHRGDSGGVVERVCRHVASWGQRVRRSKRVRATKVECTEHSGSSEAHDEALSSHRKNGMMSGTAHSDGSKAKESALNRFESELDLVFSS from the coding sequence ATGAAGGAGTTCTCGTAcgaggaggtggaggcggcgaCGGGCGGATTCGCGGCGAAGAACCTCGTGGGAAAGGGCAGCCATGGCAGCGTGTATAGGGCCAGGCTGAGGGGAGGCGGCCGCAGGATGGCCGTCGTCGCCGTCAAGCGGCCGTCGCACGCGCAGGGGGAGGCCAAGCTCGCCAAAGAGATCGCCGTGCTCTCGGCCGCGCCGCGCCACCCGGGGGTCATCGGCATCGTCGGGGTGTCGTCATCGCCGCAGCCGCCGGCCGCGTCGGGGCCTCGGTTGCCTCCGCTGCTCGTCATGGAGTTCATGCCCAACGGGTCTCTGCACGACCTGCTGCACCGGTCGCCgaggccgccgccgtggccgcgccGCGTGGAGATCGCGCTGGACGTGGCGCGCGCCGTGCAGGCGCTGCACGCCGCGGCGCCGCGAGTCATCATACACCGGGACGTCAAGTCCGCCAACGTCCTGCTCGGGCGCGACGGCCGCGCCCGGCTCGCGGACTTCAGCCTCGCCGTCAGCGTCAAGACCGTCGTCCACGCGCCACCTGGAGCTGCTGGAGCCTGCGGTGGCGGCGAGGAGAAGGACGGTGACGACGACAACGACGAAGACGAAGAAGGCGGCTCGGCGGGGCCAGCCCCGGCGGGCACGATCGGGTACCTGGACCCCTGCTACACGGAGCCCGGGCGGCTGGGCCCGGCGAGCGACGTGTTCAGCTTCGGCGTGGTGCTCCTGGAGCTCGTGAGCGGGCGCAAGGTGATGGACGTCAACTCGTCCCCGTCGTCCATCGTGTCCTGGGCCGCGCCGCTGATCGGAGCCGGGCGCGCGAGGGAGGTGCTCGACGCCAGGGTGGCCGCGCCGCCCACGGCGCGCGCGAACCGCGCGGTGGCCCGCGTCCTCACCCTGGCGGCGCGGTGCGTGTCGGAGACCGTGGAGCGGCGGCCGGCCATGGACGAGGTGGTCTCCGAGCTGCGCGGCGCCCTCGAGAGCGCCGGGTGGTGGCGGCACCACCACCGCGGCGACAGCGGCGGCGTGGTGGAGCGGGTGTGTAGGCACGTCGCGTCGTGGGGGCAGCGCGTCAGGAGGAGCAAGCGGGTGAGGGCGACCAAGGTCGAGTGCACCGAGCACTCCGGCAGCAGCGAGGCGCACGACGAGGCTCTGTCATCGCATCGGAAGAACGGCATGATGAGCGGCACGGCGCACTCAGATGGATCGAAGGCGAAAGAGAGTGCTTTGAATCGATTCGAGAGCGAGCTCGATCTCGTTTTCAGTAGTTGA